In Aegilops tauschii subsp. strangulata cultivar AL8/78 chromosome 3, Aet v6.0, whole genome shotgun sequence, one genomic interval encodes:
- the LOC109745340 gene encoding aldehyde oxidase GLOX-like, with amino-acid sequence MRGIFSLTMAPLLRPGALAAALLALAVVGVAQGQQVGLLRVPNRSPPTKANMDRVVLPVDNAGGFAGLWNILSENAGVSAMHLAVMRHGKAVMFDTTTTGPSLMQLPAGNCRVDPRSDPPGGMDCSAHAVEFDYNTGAVRPLKILTDTWCSSGAFDVDGMLVQTGGYFEGVKVVRRLNPQGNADWVEFPNTLAEGRWYATQQVLPDGRFIVVGGRRSFSYEFVPAAGQLNTQFTPLPLLQQTTDDVENNLYPFVHLLPEGTVFLFANDRSIVFDPQNGQVLRELPKLNGGARNYPASGMSALLPLDLRRGERLSAEVIVCGGAPKEAFKLGEANKFPHALRDCGRINPSKPGARWAIDFMPVGRVMGDMLILPTGDLLLLNGAAQGCSGWVFAREPVLTPLLYSPRKRRGARFRALAASNIPRMYHSSSAVLPDATVLVAGGNTNSAYNFSGVDFPTEVRVERYTPPYLAPELVATRPEIDLASVPANGVKYGDKLTLRFTSRGPAVTEADMKVTMYAPPFTTHGFSQNQRLLVLQVTAFKPEGNKYKITAQTPSKPTLAPPGYYLVFVLVKGVPSKAAWVKIHP; translated from the exons ATGAGGGGCATCTTCTCTCTGACAATGGCGCCGCTCCTCCGCCCTGGCGCCCTCGCCGCGGCGCTACTCGCCCTCGCCGTCGTCGGGGTGGCGCAGGGCCAGCAGGTGGGACTCTTGAGGGTGCCGAACAGGTCCCCGCCCACCAAGGCAAACATGGACAGGGTGGTGCTCCCCGTGGACAATGCCGGGGGATTCGCCGGTTTGTGGAACATCCTGAGCGAGAACGCGGGCGTGTCCGCGATGCACCTGGCGGTGATGCGGCACGGCAAGGCCGTCATGTTCGACACGACCACGACGGGGCCGTCGCTCATGCAGCTGCCGGCAGGGAACTGCCGCGTCGACCCCCGGAGCGACCCGCCGGGCGGCATGGACTGCTCGGCGCACGCCGTGGAGTTCGATTACAACACTGGCGCGGTCCGGCCTCTCAAG ATCTTAACCGATACGTGGTGCTCGTCGGGAGCGTTCGACGTGGACGGCATGCTGGTGCAAACGGGCGGCTACTTCGAAGGGGTGAAGGTTGTGAGACGCCTGAACCCACAAGGAAATGCCGACTGGGTCGAGTTCCCCAATACCTTGGCCGAAGGAAGATG GTACGCAACGCAGCAGGTGCTCCCGGACGGCCGCTTCATCGTGGTCGGCGGGCGGCGATCGTTCAGCTACGAGTTCGTCCCGGCCGCCGGCCAGTTGAACACCCAATTCACTCCCCTCCCGCTTCTTCAACAAACGACAGATGACGTGGAGAACAACCTGTACCCCTTCGTCCACCTCCTCCCGGAGGGGACCGTCTTCCTCTTCGCCAACGACCGCTCCATCGTTTTCGACCCCCAGAACGGGCAGGTCCTCCGCGAGCTCCCGAAGCTCAACGGCGGTGCACGGAACTACCCTGCCTCCGGCATGTCCGCTCTGCTTCCCCTCGATCTCCGCCGCGGTGAGAGGCTGAGCGCGGAGGTGATAGTGTGCGGCGGCGCCCCCAAAGAAGCCTTCAAGCTCGGCGAGGCCAACAAGTTCCCGCACGCGCTCCGGGACTGCGGGCGCATCAACCCGTCTAAGCCCGGGGCGCGGTGGGCGATCGACTTCATGCCAGTGGGCCGCGTGATGGGCGACATGCTCATACTGCCCACCGGAGACCTCCTGCTGCTCAACGGCGCCGCCCAGGGCTGCTCGGGGTGGGTTTTCGCCCGGGAACCGGTGCTGACCCCGCTTCTCTACTCTCCGCGGAAACGACGGGGCGCGCGGTTCCGCGCCCTGGCCGCGTCCAACATCCCACGCATGTACCACTCCAGCAGCGCCGTGCTGCCCGACGCCACCGTGCTCGTGGCCGGCGGCAACACCAACTCGGCCTACAACTTCTCTGGCGTCGACTTCCCGACGGAGGTGCGCGTCGAGCGGTACACCCCGCCGTACCTCGCCCCGGAGCTTGTCGCCACCAGGCCGGAGATCGACCTGGCGTCGGTCCCAGCGAACGGGGTGAAGTACGGGGACAAGCTCACGCTCAGGTTCACGTCGCGCGGGCCAGCCGTGACCGAGGCCGACATGAAGGTGACCATGTACGCGCCGCCGTTCACCACACACGGCTTCTCGCAGAATCAGCGGCTGCTGGTACTGCAGGTCACCGCGTTCAAGCCAGAAGGGAACAAGTACAAGATCACGGCCCAGACGCCGTCCAAGCCGACGCTCGCGCCGCCAGGCTACTACTTGGTGTTCGTTCTGGTCAAGGGGGTGCCGAGCAAAGCCGCTTGGGTGAAGATACACCCCTGA